ATGAAAAATCAGGTAGAGATCTCACAATAGTCTATAAAAAAGTAGATAAGAACCTAAAGGGTTATAGAGGTTGTACAAGTGTAATACTAAATGAAGATAAAGAAATAGAAAACTTTGGAGTAGTTGTAGATTCACGAGAAGAAACAAATATATCGTTAGAGATAAAAATTATAAGAAAAGATCTTTTAATAGACCTTCTAATGAGCGGGGTACAAAATGGACTTGTAGGAGATTTAAACAAGTTTATTGAAAATAGTGTCCATAAAATTTCTACTAATTTGTATGAATTCACTGGATATGGTAAATTTATTGATTCTACAAAAAATTATTTTAAAGCAAATAAAGATATATTAAAAAAAGAGATAAGAGAGGAACTCCTCCTAAGCAATGGAGGGATATCTACAAAAATTAATGACACTCCTCCAGCTATATACAAACCAAATTCTAAGGTATCTAATTCACTTATAGCTAACGGGTGTATTGTGAAGGGATCGGTAAAAAATAGTATCATAGGTAGAAGGGTAGTTATAAAAAAGGGAGCGACCATAGAAAATAGTATAATCTTACAATCTTGTATAATTGAAGAGGGCGTGGAGATAAGAAATGTGATCATAGATAAGAACGTAACAATTAGCAGATATCAAAAAGTGATTGGATCGGAAGATTTTCCATTGATAATAGAAAAAAAATCACTCTTAGACGGATAACATAAATTTTTGCTGGCTCTGAGGAGTCAGCATTTTAAGAAAAAAGGAGAACATTATGAAAATATTATTTGTAAGTAGTGAGGCACACCCCTTTGCCAAGAGCGGAGGGTTAGGGGATGTAGCATACTCCCTTCCTAAAGCCCTTGTTAAAACCACAGATATCAGGGTGATTATGCCTAAATACACAAGTATCCATGATAGATATCGTAGTGGAATGAGATTGGTATCTAAGTTTACAACTAATGTATCTTGGAGGGAAAAATATGTAGGTCTTTATAATATGAAATATGATAATATTCCATTTTATTTTATAGATAATGAAGGTTATTTTAATCGTCCAGATGCCTATGGGTATTTTGATGACGGAGAACGATTTGCGTATTTTGCTAGAGCAGTAATAGATTCTATTGAACATATGGACTTTATACCTGATATAATCCATTGCAATGATTGGCAGTCAGCTTTAATTCCTGTGTTTTTAAGGGCTTTTTATGGAGACAAATATAAAGATATAAAGGTGGTATATACTATACATAATCTTAAATTCCAGGGTGTGTATAGCAAAAATACACTTCACGATATCCTAGGTTTGAGTGATTATTATTTTGATGAGGAAAGATTAAAGTTTAACGACGCAATTTCCTATATGAAAGGGGGAATCACTTTTTCTGACTATATAACTACAGTGAGTGATACGTATGCCAATGAGATAAAATATCCTTTTTTTGGAGAGGGTCTTCACGGTCTTTTTCAAAAGTTAGATTATAAAGTTACAGGAATAGTAAATGGTATAGATTATGAGACCTTTAACCCTAGAAAAGATAAGGAGCTTTGCACTAAATATGGGATCTCTACAAGAGTAAAAAAAATAAAGAATAAACTGGCTTTACAGAAAGAATTAGGACTCCTAGAGAGTGAGAGTATACCAGTTATAGGGATTGTAACACGGCTTACAGGGCAAAAAGGTTTAGATCTTATAGCACATATATTAGAAGAATTATTAGTTCTAGATGTACAGCTGGTTGTATTAGGAACTGGAGATATTCAATTTGAAGATCTATTTAGATATTATGCACATATATATCCATCTAAATTATCAGCAAATATTACTTTTGACAGTGCACTAGCTAAAAAAATATATGCTGGATCGGACATATTCTTGATGCCGTCATTATTTGAACCGTGTGGATTATCTCAATTGATTTCTATGAGGTATGGAACTATCCCTATTGTAAGGGAAACAGGGGGATTAAAGGATACTGTTATTCCATATAACGAGTTTGAAGAGACAGGAACAGGCTTTGGATTTAAAAATTATAATGCTCATGAATTGTTGGAAACCTTAAAGTATGCTTTAAGTGTCTATGAAAAGAAAGAAAAATGGGATAAATTGGTTAAAAATGCCATGGAAAGAAAGAGCAGCTGGGCAAATGCAGCTAAAGAATATAAGAAGATATACAAAGCTCTGATAAATAAAAAATAGAGGAAAGATAGGAGAGATATTATGAATATTACAAAAGAAAAGATCCTATCTGATTTAAAAAAAGTGGCTATGATAATGTTCACAAAGGAATTTGTGGATACATCTAAGGAAGATCAGTATAAGATATTTGCCACAGTTATAAAGGGGTATCTTTCAGAAAATTGGTTGGAAAAAAATGAAAATTATAGGATTGGAAAGGAAAAACAGGTATATTATTTTTCTTTAGAATTTTTATTGGGAAAGATGACATGTACTAATATAATTAATTTAGGTTTAGAAGAACTATGTATGGAAGTTATGGATGAATTGGGGTTAGATTTCAAGGGATTTGATAAATATGACGCTGAACCAGGTCTTGGAAATGGTGGATTAGGAAGACTAGCGGCTTGTTTTTTAGATTCTATGGCATCTATAGGAATACCAGGACATGGATGTGGTATAAGGTATGATTATGGCTTATTTGAACAAAAAATAGTAAATGGAGAGCAGATAGAAGGGCCTGATAATTGGTTAAAAAATGGATTCGTTTGGGAGACTAAAAAAAGTCATCAGTCTAAAAGGATAAAATTTTATGGAGACATAACTTTAAAAGAGTTAGGGGGATGTTTAACTCCTGTTCATACGGGGTATGAAACAATCCTAGCGGTTCCCTATGATGTACCTATTGTAGGTTATAAGAATAAGGTTGTAAATAATCTGAGATTATGGAAAGCTCAAATAGAAGGTAATGATTTTGATTTTAATTCCTTTAGTTATGGTACTTTTTCAGAGTTAGATGAAAAGAAAAGAAACGCCGAGGCTATTTCAAAACTGTTATATCCAGATGATACCACTGAAAGCGGTAGATTACTTCGATTAAAACAGGAATATTTCTTTGTCAGTGCCGGACTCCAGAGTATAGTGGACTATAATTCTAAGAAAGGAATTACACCGAATGAATTTCCTAATACCTTCAGCATACAAATAAATGATACCCATCCTGCTCTTTGTGTTGCAGAGTTTATGAGGATTTTAATAGACGAAAAAAAAGTATATTGGGATGAAGCTTGGGAAATCACAAAAGAAGTGATGTCCTATACCAATCACACTATTTTAACTGAAGCTATGGAAAAATGGGAGATAGATAAAGTTCAACAATTAATACCTAGAGTATATATGATAATTGAAGAGATTAACAGAAGGTTTTGTGATGAAGTTTATCAAAAATACGATGATTGGGACAGGGTTATGGAAGTTGCGATTATTAAAGATAGACTAATAAATATGGCACATTTAGCTATTGTAGGAAGTCACTCTATAAATGGAGTCTCAAAGTTACATACAGAGGTCTTAACAAAAAAAGTACTGAAAAACTTTTATGAATTATATCCGGAGAGGTTTAATAATAAGACTAACGGAATAACTCATAGGAGGTGGCTTTTAAAGTCAAATAAAGCACTGACAACATTGATAGATGAGATGATTGGATCTAGTTGGAAAGATGACCCTAATCTTTTGGAAAAATTAACTGAATTTTCAGAAGATAAAAATTTTTGTGAGAAGATAGAGGGAATAAAACTAGAAAATAAAAAAAAATTAGCTGAACTTATATGGCAAGAAACAGGGATAGAGGTTGATATTAATTCTATCTTTGATACCCACGTAAAGAGGCTCCATGGGTATAAAAGGCAGCTTTTGAATATTTTGCATATAATATATTTATACAGAGAAATACTTGAAAATAAAGATTTTACAATGCATCCAAAAACATTTATCTTTTCAGCAAAAGCAGCACCGGGTTATTATTTAGCTAAAAGAATTATAAAATTAATTAATTCTGTAGGAAAGTTAATAAATAATGACGATAGAATCAATAAATTTATAAAAGTAATATTTATTCCAAACTATAGTGTGAGTAAAGCTCAGATAATAATCCCTGGAAGTGACCTAAGTGAACAAATATCCACTGTTGGGATGGAAGCTAGCGGGACATCAAATATGAAATTTATGATGAATGGAGCCTTAACTATTGGGACTTTAGATGGAGCAAATGTTGAAATAAAAGAAGCTGTAGGAGGAGAAAATATATTTATTTTTGGATTAAATTATAAGGAATTAAAAGAAATAGAGAAAAAACAATCTTATAATCCAATAAAATTTTTAAAAGAAAATCCTAAAATAAATAAAATTGTAGAGATGCTCCGAGATGGGACCTTTGGAGGAGATTTTTCAAGTATATACAGCCACTTAGTAGATGAAGATAGATATTTTGTTTTAAAAGATTTTAACTCCTACTTAGAGACTCATAAAAAGATAGATGGTATTTACCGTGATCGCGACAGATGGAATTCAATGGTAGTTAAAAACATTGCAAAATCTGGTCATTTTTCTAGTGATAATACCATAAGAAAATATGCAGAAGAAATTTGGAAGATATAAAGAAAAAACCTGATTTTAAATCAGGTTTTTTTAATTTCTAAAAGAGATTTTATTGTTTTTCGAGTTCTAATTTTCTTAAATTCTCACCACTCATAGTGTAGATAAGTCCCTTCCCAAGCTGCATAATTTTATCTGACAGCCGTTCAAATTTTTTGCTTAAAAGGAGAATGATGGATCCGCCTACAATATTTTCAGGACTTTCCTTCATAAAATCGATTATCTCGTTTACAACTTCTACTCTCATCTCATCTATCTCTTCGTCAGAAGCCAAAAGAATATATATTTTTTTTTCATCTTTTTCTATAAAAGCTTTCATATAGGTTTCAAATATGTCGTTAACTTTTTTTGCCATCTCCTCAATTATATAGAGGTGTTCCTTTGCACCATTACCGTGTTTATGGAGCTTTCTCATAAGTTTGAGATTGTTTTTTAAAAGATCTCCCATCCTCTCTAACATCTTAACACAATCTATGAAGGTTAAGAGGGCTCTCAAATCTCTTGCTGCTGGCTGGAATCTGGCTATAGCTTGGATAGAGTCTTCCTTTATTTTTACTTCGCAGGAATTTATCCTATCTTCAACTACCTTTGCCTCGCCGTAGAGTGATTGTATAAAGACTCTTTTTTCAAGCATCTCCATATTGATTTTAAAAAGTCTGTCTACATTTTTAAACATCTCAATAAATTCTTTTGTTAGTTCATCAATTCTTTCGTGAAGATTTTTCATTTTCTCCTCCTTATTTTTTAGAAGTTTCACTCCTATTTTTCATATTGTTCTATCCAAATTTACCTGTGATATAATCCTCTGTTTTTTTGTTGTCAGGATTGGTAAAGATCTTTGCAGTTTTATTGAACTCCTCCACTATACCCTGATAGAAGAACCCGGTATATTCAGAGATTCTGGCTGCTTGCTGCATATTATGAGTCACTATGATTATAGTGTAATCCTTTTGAAGCTTTCTTATGAGCTCTTCTATCTTAGCTGTAGAGATAGGGTCTAGTGCAGATGTGGGTTCATCCATGAGAAGAATCTCTGGCTTTACTGCAATGGCCCTGGCTATACAAAGTCTCTGCTGTTGTCCCCCTGAAAGGCCGAGAGCAGATTGATGGAGTTTGTCTTTTACTTCATCCCATAGAGCCACTGCCTTTAAACTCTCTTCTACAGTTTGATCTAAGATTATTTTGTTTTTTTCCCCATGAAGTTTTGGACCATAGACAATATTTTCATATATAGTTTTTGGAAATGGGTTTGGTTTTTGAAAAACCATTCCAATTTTTTTTCTGAGTTCAACAATATCATATTTTTTGCTGAAAATATCATCCCCATCTAATTTAATTTCTCCCTCATATTTTGATATATCTATGAGGTCGTTCATCCTATTTACCGATCTTAAAAATGTAGATTTCCCACACCCAGAAGGGCCGATAAGGGCTGTGACTTTATTTTTATAAAAATCCATATTAACATCTTTTAAAGCTTGAAATTTACCGTAATAAAAATTAAAGTTTTTTACTTCCAGCCTAAGTTCATTATTGTTCATTTTTTTCCTCCTAAAATTAAAGCTATATTAAATATATGAA
This sequence is a window from Psychrilyobacter atlanticus DSM 19335. Protein-coding genes within it:
- a CDS encoding glycogen/starch/alpha-glucan phosphorylase, giving the protein MNITKEKILSDLKKVAMIMFTKEFVDTSKEDQYKIFATVIKGYLSENWLEKNENYRIGKEKQVYYFSLEFLLGKMTCTNIINLGLEELCMEVMDELGLDFKGFDKYDAEPGLGNGGLGRLAACFLDSMASIGIPGHGCGIRYDYGLFEQKIVNGEQIEGPDNWLKNGFVWETKKSHQSKRIKFYGDITLKELGGCLTPVHTGYETILAVPYDVPIVGYKNKVVNNLRLWKAQIEGNDFDFNSFSYGTFSELDEKKRNAEAISKLLYPDDTTESGRLLRLKQEYFFVSAGLQSIVDYNSKKGITPNEFPNTFSIQINDTHPALCVAEFMRILIDEKKVYWDEAWEITKEVMSYTNHTILTEAMEKWEIDKVQQLIPRVYMIIEEINRRFCDEVYQKYDDWDRVMEVAIIKDRLINMAHLAIVGSHSINGVSKLHTEVLTKKVLKNFYELYPERFNNKTNGITHRRWLLKSNKALTTLIDEMIGSSWKDDPNLLEKLTEFSEDKNFCEKIEGIKLENKKKLAELIWQETGIEVDINSIFDTHVKRLHGYKRQLLNILHIIYLYREILENKDFTMHPKTFIFSAKAAPGYYLAKRIIKLINSVGKLINNDDRINKFIKVIFIPNYSVSKAQIIIPGSDLSEQISTVGMEASGTSNMKFMMNGALTIGTLDGANVEIKEAVGGENIFIFGLNYKELKEIEKKQSYNPIKFLKENPKINKIVEMLRDGTFGGDFSSIYSHLVDEDRYFVLKDFNSYLETHKKIDGIYRDRDRWNSMVVKNIAKSGHFSSDNTIRKYAEEIWKI
- the pstB gene encoding phosphate ABC transporter ATP-binding protein PstB, whose amino-acid sequence is MNNNELRLEVKNFNFYYGKFQALKDVNMDFYKNKVTALIGPSGCGKSTFLRSVNRMNDLIDISKYEGEIKLDGDDIFSKKYDIVELRKKIGMVFQKPNPFPKTIYENIVYGPKLHGEKNKIILDQTVEESLKAVALWDEVKDKLHQSALGLSGGQQQRLCIARAIAVKPEILLMDEPTSALDPISTAKIEELIRKLQKDYTIIIVTHNMQQAARISEYTGFFYQGIVEEFNKTAKIFTNPDNKKTEDYITGKFG
- the glgA gene encoding glycogen synthase GlgA — its product is MKILFVSSEAHPFAKSGGLGDVAYSLPKALVKTTDIRVIMPKYTSIHDRYRSGMRLVSKFTTNVSWREKYVGLYNMKYDNIPFYFIDNEGYFNRPDAYGYFDDGERFAYFARAVIDSIEHMDFIPDIIHCNDWQSALIPVFLRAFYGDKYKDIKVVYTIHNLKFQGVYSKNTLHDILGLSDYYFDEERLKFNDAISYMKGGITFSDYITTVSDTYANEIKYPFFGEGLHGLFQKLDYKVTGIVNGIDYETFNPRKDKELCTKYGISTRVKKIKNKLALQKELGLLESESIPVIGIVTRLTGQKGLDLIAHILEELLVLDVQLVVLGTGDIQFEDLFRYYAHIYPSKLSANITFDSALAKKIYAGSDIFLMPSLFEPCGLSQLISMRYGTIPIVRETGGLKDTVIPYNEFEETGTGFGFKNYNAHELLETLKYALSVYEKKEKWDKLVKNAMERKSSWANAAKEYKKIYKALINKK
- a CDS encoding phosphate signaling complex PhoU family protein, yielding MKNLHERIDELTKEFIEMFKNVDRLFKINMEMLEKRVFIQSLYGEAKVVEDRINSCEVKIKEDSIQAIARFQPAARDLRALLTFIDCVKMLERMGDLLKNNLKLMRKLHKHGNGAKEHLYIIEEMAKKVNDIFETYMKAFIEKDEKKIYILLASDEEIDEMRVEVVNEIIDFMKESPENIVGGSIILLLSKKFERLSDKIMQLGKGLIYTMSGENLRKLELEKQ
- the glgD gene encoding glucose-1-phosphate adenylyltransferase subunit GlgD translates to MAKSYMGLILAAQDTNDIMGLTKYRPIASIPFAGRYRIIDFSLTNLTRTGISNVGIVVPHNYVRSLRDHIRGGQFWDLNRKNGGIFLMHPTIDAEIGKSNVKNFRSNLEYLHKSKENNVVLCSSHLVANIDLRSIIDSHEKSGRDLTIVYKKVDKNLKGYRGCTSVILNEDKEIENFGVVVDSREETNISLEIKIIRKDLLIDLLMSGVQNGLVGDLNKFIENSVHKISTNLYEFTGYGKFIDSTKNYFKANKDILKKEIREELLLSNGGISTKINDTPPAIYKPNSKVSNSLIANGCIVKGSVKNSIIGRRVVIKKGATIENSIILQSCIIEEGVEIRNVIIDKNVTISRYQKVIGSEDFPLIIEKKSLLDG